The Zingiber officinale cultivar Zhangliang chromosome 10A, Zo_v1.1, whole genome shotgun sequence genome contains a region encoding:
- the LOC122026468 gene encoding uncharacterized protein LOC122026468: MVSGQDKCKELERNEFGQPIGDNSVKYASFLGCMIKEFVPYTLDGWSDIDEEVKDRMWSCLQMTYKVEDWEKKTIFQKLAKLWHDRKSKLQILVREANTSRVASRDLSLLKPEFMDQNQWDLFVQRTLSSTFQEKSARFRAMREKQDHIHTMSRRGYARLTHIMEKTSPMDTKITRSQVWIEGHKRKNGEPSTQAVGEKMKKLLECPPESQNTTNIADDAISIVFGNEARGRVRGMGFGVTPSKVGASVQQNGMVQQLQTIVQNVQQQMQEMRQQNQLEMQEMSGGICSGIGNEFGSNSDINIGAKKSGDFGHVFQSNSRNASRGDICANTKCKLLHWSADELVVAEG; encoded by the exons ATGGTTAGTGGCCAAGACAAATGCAAAGAGCTGGAGCGTAATGAGTTTGGTCAGCCGATTGGAGATAATTCAGTGAAGTACGCTTCTTTCCTAGGTTGCATGATAAAGGAATTTGTGCCATATACATTAGAtggatggagtgatattgatgaaGAAGTGAAAGATAGGATGTGGAGTTGTCTTCAG ATGACTTATAAAGTTGAGGATTGGGAAAAgaaaacaatttttcaaaagttagctAAATTGTGGCATGATAGAAAATCCAAATTGCAAATACTTGTACGAGAAGCTAATACAAGTCGAGTGGCTTCACGAGATCTCAGTTTGTTGAAGCCTGAATTTATGGACCAAAATCAGTGGGACTTGTTTGTACAGAGGACATTATCATCTACCTTTCAA GAAAAGAGTGCAAGATTTAGAGCAATGAGGGAAAAACAAGATCACATTCACACAATGAGTCGGAGGGGCTATGCTCGTTTGACTCACATTATG gaAAAGACAAGTCCGATGGATACAAAAATTACGAGATCGCAAGTTTGGATTGAAGGTCACAAGAGAAAAAATGGGGAGCCCAGTACTCAAGCCGTTGGAGAGAAAATG aaaaaattattagaatgtCCACCCGAATCTCAAAACACAACTAATATTGCTGATGATGCAATTAGCATTGTGTTTGGCAATGAAGCTCGGGGTAGAGTGCGTGGAATGGGTTTTGGAGTAACACCATCAAAAGTTGGAGCTTCAGTGCAACAAAATGGAATGGTTCAACAACTTCAAACTATAGTACAAAATGTTCAACAACAAATGCAGGAAATGAGGCAACAAAATCAActagaaatgcaagaaatgag TGGTGGTATTTGTAGCGGTATTGGGAATGAATTTGGTAGCAATAGCGATATTAATATTGGTGCCAAAAAAAGTGGTGACTTTGGTCATGTTTTTCAG TCAAATTCGAGAAATGCGAGTCGTGGAGATATATGTGCTAATACTAAATGTAAGCTGCTTCATTGGTCTGCTGATGAATTAGTTGTTGCAGAAGGTTGA